The segment TCTTTGGCGAGACCATAGAAGATGCTAAAAAGGTGAAGGAATATACTCCTTTGGAAAATTCCAAAGAAGGGGACCAGAGGAGGCGCTTTGAGGTGCATCCAAAGGATTATATGGCTGCCGAGCGGTATGCCATAGAGAGCAAGCAGGAGTTGCTAGGTGTGTATCATTCACACCCAGAGCATCCCGCAGAACCATCTGTGCATGATTTGGCGCAGGCGGTACCATTTTTCTCATACATTATCGCCTCAGTGTCAGGTACCAGTGTACAAAATACGCGGTCTTGGCAGCTCAATGACCAAA is part of the Reichenbachiella agarivorans genome and harbors:
- a CDS encoding M67 family metallopeptidase is translated as MRKKVIVDPETLASMHRHALADFPNECVGFFFGETIEDAKKVKEYTPLENSKEGDQRRRFEVHPKDYMAAERYAIESKQELLGVYHSHPEHPAEPSVHDLAQAVPFFSYIIASVSGTSVQNTRSWQLNDQNEFEEEIITNE